A single region of the Phoenix dactylifera cultivar Barhee BC4 unplaced genomic scaffold, palm_55x_up_171113_PBpolish2nd_filt_p 000214F, whole genome shotgun sequence genome encodes:
- the LOC103723102 gene encoding uncharacterized protein LOC103723102 yields the protein MELHSPAAAKKLWNYLRIAFFMMRKGFVSKRRLVMDMNLMMKRGKVLGKSLGNLMFHHHARPPHTPSFGLREYEFSCSNSPNPVFFHAKRRHNYFPCLNAVVEEPDETPARPTVGLPRIEYSPQCSFLSQELAPGERRSPLPSPFSVRISNYSSEDEEGDGSGHEVDDEAEDFIRRFYEQLRAQSRIALLQYQEMEYQEMLARAA from the coding sequence ATGGAGCTCCACTCTCCTGCTGCCGCGAAGAAGCTATGGAACTATCTTCGCATCGCCTTCTTCATGATGAGGAAGGGGTTTGTTTCCAAGAGGAGGCTAGTGATGGACATGAACCTCATGATGAAGAGAGGGAAGGTCCTCGGTAAGTCCCTCGGCAATCTCATGTTCCACCACCACGCCCGCCCGCCACATACCCCAAGCTTCGGCCTACGGGAGTACGAGTTCTCATGCAGCAACAGCCCCAACCCGGTTTTTTTCCACGCGAAGCGCCGCCACAACTACTTCCCTTGCCTGAACGCTGTCGTCGAGGAGCCCGACGAGACCCCGGCGCGGCCCACCGTGGGGCTGCCGAGAATTGAGTACTCCCCGCAATGCTCGTTTTTATCACAAGAACTTGCCCCAGGGGAGCGGCGTAGCCCGCTTCCCTCACCCTTCTCTGTTAGGATCTCGAACTATTCGTCGgaggatgaggaaggtgatggcTCCGGCCACGAGGTGGATGATGAGGCTGAGGACTTTATCAGGAGATTCTACGAGCAATTACGGGCGCAGAGTCGCATTGCTTTGCTTCAGTACCAGGAGATGGAATACCAGGAGATGCTTGCGAGAGCAGCGTGA